One window from the genome of Schistocerca piceifrons isolate TAMUIC-IGC-003096 chromosome 1, iqSchPice1.1, whole genome shotgun sequence encodes:
- the LOC124710986 gene encoding cuticle protein 67-like: MVALKVFAFAAVLAVARAGYLSAPAVSYAAPAVAYAAPAVAYAAPAAVAPAAITSQSSNILRSFGNLGQVSTYTKTVDTPYSSVTKSDVRVSNDAIAQVAAPALAYAAPAYYH; the protein is encoded by the exons ATGGTCGCCCTCAAG GTCTTTGCCTTCGCCGCCGTGCTGGCCGTGGCTCGCGCCGGCTACCTGTCCGCCCCCGCCGTCTCCTACGCCGCCCCAGCcgtcgcctacgccgcccccgccgtcgcctacgccgcccccgcggcCGTCGCCCCCGCGGCCATCACCTCCCAGAGCTCCAACATCCTGAGGAGCTTCGGCAACCTGGGACAGGTGTCCACCTACACCAAGACCGTCGACACGCCCTACTCCAGCGTCACCAAGTCCGACGTCCGCGTCAGCAACGACGCCATCGCACAGGTCGCCGCACCCGCActggcctacgccgcccccgcgtaCTACCACTGA